Proteins co-encoded in one Novosphingobium sp. PP1Y genomic window:
- the rplE gene encoding 50S ribosomal protein L5 yields MAEKYTPRMRSRYDDEIVKAMTEKFGYKNVMEVPRIEKITLNMGVGEASQDKKKVQTAAAEMEAIAGQKPVITKARKSIAQFKLREGMPIGCKVTLRRERMYEFLDRLITIAMPRIRDFRGLNPKSFDGRGNYAMGLKEQIIFPEISYDKIEKVRGMDIIVTTTAKTDDEARELLRLFGFPFPAEAEEQKEAA; encoded by the coding sequence CATGCGTTCGCGCTACGACGACGAGATCGTCAAGGCGATGACCGAGAAGTTCGGTTACAAGAACGTCATGGAAGTGCCCAGGATCGAGAAGATCACGCTCAACATGGGCGTGGGCGAGGCGAGCCAGGACAAGAAGAAGGTCCAGACCGCCGCTGCCGAGATGGAGGCGATCGCCGGCCAGAAGCCCGTGATCACCAAGGCTCGCAAGTCGATCGCGCAGTTCAAGCTGCGTGAAGGCATGCCGATCGGTTGCAAGGTTACCCTGCGCCGTGAACGCATGTACGAGTTCCTCGATCGTCTGATCACCATCGCGATGCCCCGCATCCGTGACTTCCGTGGCCTCAACCCGAAGTCGTTCGACGGCCGCGGCAACTACGCGATGGGTCTCAAGGAGCAGATCATCTTCCCGGAGATCAGCTACGACAAGATCGAGAAGGTGCGTGGCATGGACATCATCGTCACCACCACCGCCAAGACCGACGACGAGGCGCGCGAGCTGCTGCGTCTGTTCGGTTTCCCGTTCCCGGCCGAAGCCGAGGAACAGAAGGAGGCGGCGTGA
- the rpsM gene encoding 30S ribosomal protein S13, with amino-acid sequence MARIAGVNIPTNKRVIIALTYIHGIGRTKAVEIADKLGIDHTRRVQDLSDAEVLQIRETIDADHLVEGDLRRETAMNIKRLMDLACYRGLRHRKGLPVRGQRTHTNARTRKGKAKPIAGKKK; translated from the coding sequence GTGGCTCGTATTGCCGGGGTGAACATCCCCACCAACAAGCGCGTTATCATCGCGCTCACGTATATCCACGGTATCGGTCGTACCAAGGCCGTTGAGATCGCCGACAAGCTCGGCATCGATCACACCCGTCGTGTTCAGGACCTCTCGGACGCCGAAGTGCTCCAGATCCGTGAAACCATCGACGCCGACCACCTGGTCGAGGGTGACCTTCGTCGCGAAACCGCGATGAACATCAAGCGCCTCATGGACCTCGCCTGCTACCGCGGCCTGCGTCACCGTAAGGGTCTGCCCGTTCGCGGCCAGCGCACCCACACGAACGCCCGTACCCGCAAGGGTAAGGCCAAGCCGATCGCCGGCAAGAAGAAGTAA
- the rplO gene encoding 50S ribosomal protein L15 produces MKLNDIRDNSGARHRRMRIGRGIGSGKGKTGGRGQKGAKARSGVSINGFEGGQMPLHMRLPKRGFSNKKFAKDFAEVNLGMVQKAIDAGKLDISGTVDHAALKTAGLARGGKDGVRLLGKGELTAKVEFNVAGASKGAVAAVEKAGGSVVLPAKEAAEA; encoded by the coding sequence ATGAAACTGAATGATATCCGCGACAACTCGGGTGCCCGTCATCGCCGTATGCGTATCGGCCGTGGCATCGGCTCGGGCAAGGGCAAGACCGGTGGCCGTGGCCAGAAGGGTGCGAAGGCACGTTCGGGCGTTTCGATCAACGGCTTCGAGGGCGGCCAGATGCCGCTCCACATGCGTCTTCCGAAGCGCGGCTTCTCGAACAAGAAGTTCGCCAAGGACTTTGCGGAAGTGAACCTGGGCATGGTCCAGAAGGCGATCGACGCCGGCAAGCTCGACATTTCGGGCACCGTCGATCACGCCGCCCTGAAGACCGCTGGCCTGGCCCGCGGTGGCAAGGACGGCGTCCGCCTGCTCGGCAAGGGTGAGCTGACTGCCAAGGTCGAGTTCAACGTCGCCGGTGCCTCGAAGGGCGCCGTTGCCGCGGTCGAAAAGGCCGGTGGTTCGGTGGTGCTTCCCGCCAAGGAAGCAGCCGAAGCCTGA
- the rpmD gene encoding 50S ribosomal protein L30, with the protein MAKIKIKQIGSPIRRPESQKKILIGLGLGKMHKVVELEDTAEVRGAIAKLPHMVAVVD; encoded by the coding sequence ATGGCCAAGATCAAGATCAAGCAGATCGGTTCGCCGATCCGTCGCCCCGAGAGCCAGAAGAAGATCCTCATCGGTCTTGGCCTCGGCAAGATGCACAAGGTCGTCGAACTCGAGGACACCGCCGAAGTTCGCGGTGCGATCGCCAAGCTGCCCCACATGGTGGCCGTGGTCGACTGA
- the rplR gene encoding 50S ribosomal protein L18 → MAKLSLFERRRRRVRTALRARGGDRPRLSVHRTGRHIYAQIIDDAQGRTVAAANTLGGKGTDVDAATRVGKELAEAAKKAGVTSVVFDRGGFLFHGRVKALAEAAREGGLEF, encoded by the coding sequence ATGGCAAAGCTTTCCCTTTTCGAACGCCGTCGCCGGCGTGTTCGTACCGCTCTGCGTGCCCGTGGCGGCGATCGTCCGCGTCTGTCGGTGCACCGCACCGGCCGTCACATCTATGCGCAGATCATCGATGATGCGCAGGGCCGCACCGTGGCTGCCGCCAATACCCTTGGCGGCAAGGGCACCGACGTCGACGCGGCTACCCGCGTCGGCAAGGAGCTCGCCGAGGCTGCCAAGAAGGCGGGCGTGACTTCCGTCGTGTTCGACCGTGGCGGTTTCCTGTTCCATGGCCGCGTCAAGGCGCTGGCCGAAGCCGCCCGCGAAGGCGGGCTGGAGTTCTGA
- a CDS encoding adenylate kinase, whose translation MNIILLGPPGAGKGTQAQRLVERHGMRQLSTGDMLRAAVKAETPTGLEAKAVMERGELVSDEIVSALIGDELDAMGPDAGAIFDGYPRTAAQAESLDAILAQRGRKLDHVIELVVDEDALVERITGRFTCATCGKGYHDKFEQPKVPGTCDKCGGTEFKRRPDDNAETVRTRMAEYRAKTAPILPIYESRGIVAKIDGMADMDDVTAAIEAVLGS comes from the coding sequence GTGAATATCATTCTGCTGGGTCCGCCGGGAGCGGGTAAGGGCACCCAGGCACAGCGTCTCGTCGAGCGGCACGGCATGCGCCAGCTTTCGACCGGTGACATGTTGCGTGCGGCAGTGAAGGCGGAAACGCCGACCGGGCTCGAGGCCAAGGCCGTCATGGAACGAGGCGAGCTGGTTTCAGACGAAATCGTGTCGGCGCTGATCGGTGACGAACTCGACGCGATGGGCCCCGATGCGGGCGCCATCTTCGACGGCTATCCGCGCACCGCGGCGCAGGCCGAATCGCTCGATGCGATCCTGGCGCAGCGCGGTCGCAAGCTCGACCATGTGATCGAGCTGGTGGTGGATGAGGACGCACTGGTCGAACGCATCACCGGTCGCTTCACCTGCGCCACCTGCGGCAAGGGCTACCACGACAAGTTCGAGCAGCCCAAGGTTCCGGGAACCTGCGACAAGTGCGGCGGAACCGAGTTCAAGCGCCGTCCCGACGACAATGCCGAGACCGTGCGCACGCGCATGGCCGAGTACCGGGCCAAGACCGCTCCGATCCTGCCGATCTACGAATCGCGCGGGATCGTTGCGAAGATCGACGGCATGGCGGACATGGACGACGTGACCGCAGCGATCGAGGCCGTCCTCGGTTCCTGA
- the rpsE gene encoding 30S ribosomal protein S5: protein MADENTNPEQPIAAEHPQGGEPREAREGRGRGGRGRGDRGERGGRGRRDDRRGNRNEEDGGEELIEKLVHINRVSKTVKGGKRFGFAALVVVGDGKGRVGFGHAKAREVPEAITKATASAKKKMVRVPLKEGRTLHHDGKGRFGAGKVNVRTAPAGTGIIAGGPMRAVFESLGVADVVTKSVGTSNPYNMIRATFDALTNQTSPKSVAQRRGKKVADLLGRGGASEAEAEAAAEAIVE, encoded by the coding sequence ATGGCTGACGAAAACACCAACCCCGAACAGCCGATTGCGGCTGAGCACCCGCAGGGCGGTGAGCCGCGGGAGGCCCGTGAGGGTCGCGGTCGTGGCGGCCGTGGTCGCGGTGATCGTGGCGAGCGTGGCGGCCGTGGCCGTCGCGACGACCGTCGCGGCAATCGCAACGAGGAAGATGGTGGTGAGGAGCTGATCGAAAAGCTCGTCCACATCAACCGCGTTTCGAAGACCGTGAAGGGCGGCAAGCGCTTCGGTTTCGCTGCTCTCGTCGTCGTTGGCGACGGCAAGGGCCGCGTCGGTTTCGGCCACGCGAAGGCTCGCGAAGTTCCCGAGGCGATCACCAAGGCCACTGCTTCTGCCAAGAAGAAGATGGTCCGCGTGCCGCTCAAGGAAGGCCGCACCCTGCACCACGACGGCAAGGGCCGTTTCGGTGCCGGCAAGGTCAACGTGCGTACCGCCCCGGCCGGTACCGGCATCATCGCCGGCGGTCCGATGCGCGCCGTGTTCGAGAGCCTGGGCGTTGCTGACGTCGTGACCAAGTCGGTCGGTACGTCGAACCCCTACAACATGATCCGCGCCACCTTCGACGCGCTGACCAACCAGACTTCGCCGAAGTCGGTTGCCCAGCGTCGTGGCAAGAAGGTTGCCGACCTCCTTGGTCGTGGCGGTGCCAGCGAAGCAGAGGCCGAGGCCGCTGCCGAAGCCATCGTGGAGTAA
- the rplF gene encoding 50S ribosomal protein L6 has protein sequence MSRIGKKAVAIPGGVTAAIDNGILSVKGPKGALTMGLSDQVTYAVEDGTIAVKPINQSKQARSHWGMQRTLVANLIEGVTEGFSKVLEIKGVGYRAQAQGKKLKLQLGFSHDVDIDVPEGIEIKTPDNTTVEISGIDKQKVGQIAAEIRRWRKPEPYKGKGIKYRGEFIFRKEGKKK, from the coding sequence ATGAGCCGCATCGGCAAGAAGGCGGTTGCGATCCCCGGCGGTGTCACCGCCGCGATCGACAACGGCATCCTCTCGGTCAAGGGGCCCAAGGGCGCCCTGACCATGGGTCTTTCTGACCAGGTGACCTACGCGGTTGAAGACGGCACCATTGCGGTGAAGCCGATCAACCAGTCGAAGCAGGCCCGCAGCCACTGGGGCATGCAGCGCACGCTCGTTGCCAACCTGATCGAAGGCGTGACCGAAGGTTTCTCCAAGGTCCTCGAGATCAAGGGCGTCGGCTACCGCGCGCAGGCCCAGGGCAAGAAGCTCAAGCTTCAGCTCGGCTTCTCGCACGATGTCGACATCGACGTGCCCGAAGGCATCGAGATCAAGACCCCGGACAACACCACGGTCGAGATCTCCGGTATTGACAAGCAGAAGGTCGGCCAGATTGCGGCCGAGATCCGTCGCTGGCGCAAGCCCGAACCCTACAAGGGCAAGGGCATCAAGTACCGCGGCGAGTTCATCTTCCGCAAGGAAGGGAAGAAGAAGTAA
- the rpsN gene encoding 30S ribosomal protein S14: MAKLSSVNKNERRKKLVKKYAGKYARLKAIADDESLDETERLIARLKLAEIPRNGNPTRVRNRCATTGRPRGYYRKFGLCRIELRDLANKGMIPGVTKSSW, encoded by the coding sequence ATGGCGAAACTGAGTTCCGTGAACAAGAACGAGCGTCGCAAGAAGCTCGTCAAGAAGTACGCAGGCAAGTATGCGCGCCTCAAGGCGATCGCTGACGATGAATCGCTCGACGAAACCGAGCGTCTCATCGCCCGCCTGAAGCTGGCCGAGATCCCGCGCAACGGCAACCCGACCCGGGTTCGCAACCGCTGCGCCACGACCGGCCGTCCGCGCGGTTACTACCGCAAGTTCGGCCTCTGCCGCATCGAGCTGCGCGATCTTGCCAACAAGGGCATGATCCCCGGCGTGACGAAGTCGAGCTGGTAA
- the rpsH gene encoding 30S ribosomal protein S8 → MAMTDPLGDMLTRIRNGQRAKKDSVLSPASKLRARVLEVLQREGYIRGYSEDATGAHPQLRIELKYFEGEPAIKHVQRVSKPGRRVYSGSKELPIVRNGLGITIVSTPKGVLSDAEARSQNVGGEVLAEVF, encoded by the coding sequence ATGGCTATGACCGATCCCCTGGGTGATATGCTCACCCGCATCCGCAACGGCCAGCGCGCCAAGAAGGACTCCGTCCTGTCGCCGGCCTCCAAGCTTCGTGCACGCGTGCTCGAAGTGCTCCAGCGCGAAGGCTACATCCGTGGCTACAGCGAAGATGCCACCGGCGCTCACCCGCAGCTGCGCATCGAACTGAAGTACTTTGAAGGCGAGCCCGCCATCAAGCACGTTCAGCGCGTTTCCAAGCCTGGTCGCCGCGTCTATTCGGGTTCCAAGGAACTTCCGATCGTGCGCAACGGCCTTGGCATCACCATCGTCTCGACGCCCAAGGGCGTGCTTTCCGACGCGGAAGCCCGTTCGCAGAACGTCGGCGGCGAAGTGCTTGCGGAGGTGTTCTGA
- the secY gene encoding preprotein translocase subunit SecY, protein MASRADNIASSLSLANFSKATELKNRIWFTIGALIVFRFLSFVPLPGVNPLILESLYSQTQGGILDLFNTFSGGSLSRMSLIALGVMPYITASIVVQLAASLHPALIALKKEGEAGRKKLNQYTRFGTVGLCAIQGYFLAVSLEAYGASSGLQAVVDPGFMFRIGAVISLVGGTMFLLWLGEQITSRGIGNGVSLIIMAGIVAQMPTFASNLGQAYSAGDTGSFLIMALIVLIIAMILMICFMERAQRRLLIQYPKRATQRGMMQADRSHLPLKINTAGVIPPIFASSLLLLPLTITQFAGNSLSPESTMGQIVVTLNQYLGHGKPLYMLLYAAGIVFFSFFYTAVVFNPEETAENLKKNGGFIPGIRPGKNTATYLDYVLTRVTVIGAIYLTIVCTVPEYFLSMTGLPLLFMGGTSLLIVVNVTVDTITQIQSHLLAHQYGDLIKKAKLKGRIR, encoded by the coding sequence ATGGCATCTCGCGCCGACAACATCGCAAGTTCGCTCAGTCTTGCCAATTTCTCCAAGGCAACCGAACTCAAGAACCGCATCTGGTTCACGATCGGTGCGCTGATCGTCTTCCGCTTCCTGAGCTTCGTGCCGCTGCCGGGTGTGAACCCGCTGATTCTCGAATCGCTCTACAGCCAGACGCAGGGCGGCATTCTCGACCTGTTCAACACTTTCTCGGGCGGTTCGCTCTCGCGCATGAGCCTGATCGCGCTCGGCGTGATGCCTTACATCACCGCCTCGATCGTGGTGCAGCTGGCCGCTTCGCTCCATCCGGCGCTGATCGCGCTGAAGAAGGAAGGCGAGGCCGGCCGCAAGAAGCTGAACCAGTACACCCGCTTCGGCACCGTCGGCCTGTGCGCGATCCAGGGCTACTTCCTGGCTGTCAGCCTCGAGGCCTACGGCGCGTCGAGCGGCCTGCAAGCGGTCGTCGATCCGGGCTTCATGTTCCGCATCGGCGCGGTCATCTCGCTGGTGGGCGGCACGATGTTCCTGCTGTGGCTGGGTGAGCAGATCACTTCGCGCGGCATCGGCAACGGCGTATCGCTGATCATCATGGCCGGCATTGTCGCGCAGATGCCGACTTTCGCCAGCAACCTGGGTCAGGCCTACAGTGCGGGCGACACCGGTTCGTTCCTGATCATGGCGCTGATCGTCCTCATCATCGCGATGATCCTGATGATCTGTTTCATGGAGCGCGCACAGCGCCGCCTGCTGATCCAGTATCCCAAGCGCGCCACGCAGCGCGGCATGATGCAGGCCGACCGCAGTCACCTGCCGCTCAAGATCAACACCGCGGGCGTGATCCCGCCGATCTTCGCCAGCTCGCTGCTGCTGCTGCCGCTCACGATCACCCAGTTCGCCGGCAATTCGCTTTCGCCGGAATCGACGATGGGCCAGATCGTGGTGACGCTGAACCAGTACCTGGGCCACGGCAAGCCGCTCTACATGCTGCTCTACGCAGCCGGCATCGTGTTCTTCTCGTTCTTCTACACCGCCGTCGTCTTCAATCCGGAAGAGACTGCCGAGAACCTGAAGAAGAATGGCGGCTTCATCCCGGGCATCCGTCCGGGCAAGAATACCGCGACCTATCTCGACTACGTGCTGACCCGCGTAACGGTGATCGGTGCGATCTACCTGACCATCGTCTGCACGGTACCTGAGTACTTCCTGTCGATGACCGGCTTGCCGCTGCTCTTCATGGGTGGCACGAGTCTGCTGATCGTCGTCAACGTGACGGTCGATACGATCACCCAGATCCAGTCTCACCTGCTGGCGCACCAGTACGGCGACCTGATCAAGAAGGCGAAACTGAAAGGCCGCATCCGCTAA
- a CDS encoding SRPBCC domain-containing protein — protein sequence MKSAAFALALALFGSAVPAWAKVAEVSERGFVVRHLVEVSTSPAKTWDMILDPAKWWESSHTWSGDAANLSIDAKAGGCFCEVLRNPKSPNAAPRGSVEHMRVVYIESDHALRMVGALGPLQADAANGTLTIEIKPAKDGTQILLEYVVGGFLRTPMDKLAPAVDGMLGAQLASLAGKLGGAFSAAFPLPEDKPAKAPEAEQAGPPEPPAATGDEIIGR from the coding sequence ATGAAATCCGCTGCATTCGCTCTTGCCCTGGCTCTCTTCGGGAGCGCCGTACCGGCTTGGGCGAAAGTGGCGGAAGTGTCCGAACGCGGTTTCGTGGTGCGCCACCTCGTCGAGGTTTCGACCAGTCCGGCCAAGACCTGGGACATGATCCTCGATCCCGCCAAGTGGTGGGAATCCTCGCATACATGGTCGGGCGACGCGGCCAATCTTTCGATCGATGCGAAAGCGGGCGGGTGCTTCTGCGAAGTGCTGCGCAACCCCAAGTCGCCCAATGCCGCGCCGCGCGGCAGCGTCGAGCACATGCGGGTGGTCTACATTGAAAGCGACCATGCGCTGCGCATGGTCGGGGCGCTGGGACCATTGCAGGCCGATGCCGCCAACGGCACCCTGACGATCGAGATCAAGCCCGCCAAAGACGGCACGCAGATCTTGCTCGAGTATGTTGTAGGCGGTTTCCTGCGCACGCCGATGGACAAGCTCGCCCCGGCGGTGGACGGCATGCTCGGTGCGCAGCTGGCAAGCCTCGCCGGAAAGCTGGGGGGCGCGTTTTCGGCCGCTTTCCCGCTGCCCGAGGACAAGCCCGCCAAGGCGCCGGAGGCTGAACAGGCCGGTCCGCCAGAGCCGCCTGCTGCCACCGGCGACGAAATTATCGGTCGCTGA